A stretch of DNA from Strigops habroptila isolate Jane chromosome 1, bStrHab1.2.pri, whole genome shotgun sequence:
CAAAGCCACGCTACTTCCAGTCAGACAACTACAGCACCTTCCCCTCTAGGCACAACGTTACTTActcaaacacttccaggggcACGCTGATATCGTGCAGCTGCTGCCGGCACTTGTCGATGTCCTGCAAGCCCGTCACCATGAAATTCCTGCAACAAGAAAACAGGTCGTGTTTAGCCAAGAACCGCGCTAACCCTAACCCCTGCTGCGAGGGAGACCCCGGCGAACCCCCCTGCCGCTCCGCCCGCGTTAGGGTGACAGATCCCGGCGGCCGCCGGCTGAGGGTGCGGCGGCGAGGCCCCGGCGGCCGGGGCGGGTAACGCGTAAGGGTAGGCGGGGCGGCGGACGCCTCACAGTTTCTGGTTGaggccagcctggctgctgggctggaagTCGCTGACGATAATGCCGAGCTGCCGGATGTTCTCCACGAACTTCTCCAGGTGCTCCTCCAGCGAGTCGAACTTCTCCGCCATCGCCATGGCCGCCGCCACGCCCCGGCCGCTTCCGGGCAGGCGCGGAGGGAGGGACGGAGGAAGGGAGGTGAGCGGGGAGGCCGGGATGGCCACGCCCCTTTCCACGCCCCCTTAGGGCAGGCCACGCCCCCACTCCCAAGCCAcgccccccagccccgctcccgcAGCCGTGTAAAGCCTGTTTGTCGCTTCCCTATGGGTTACTGTAATTAGGCGTCTCGACCCACGGAAGGATGCTCTGCCCACCGGCAGGTGGAAAATCAATTCGAGACAAAGCGTAAGATCTATAAACCCTAAGTTGCACGAGTCGATATTTGCTTTGGTCATCCCGGATTTATCAAATACGTGATCGTGAGTAATGAGAAATGTGTCTTACCCTGGAGGTAATCAATACAAATTACAATTAGCATCTTTTCTAAAAGCCAGATAATGGGAGTTTGATAATATGGATCATTCAGTAGCTGTCGgcactgctttcctttcttctgttacaACATCTCTAGGAATGTTTCAGTGGGTCCCAGTGGAGCAGGAAGCACACAGTGTGATTAATAAGATATTTGAATAAATTGCCAGCACCCTTTTTGGAATGGTGATATTTGAAATCTCAGTACTAATTCCTGTGGCCTGCCAGACATGGACTACTGCGTCCAGATCCTTACGTGCAGAGACAGGGCTTGACTTCTTAAAGACAGCCCACTCCTATAAACCTGCCATAATTTACGCTCATTGTTTTCCTATCAATTATCCTTTTGCCTGTCCTCAACAAATATTAGCACATTGCTTATATTTTCAGACCATCATTTGCAATGTCTCTGCTTTTGAGTGGTTTCCTTTCTTGAGCTGACATAAAGCAGTTCCTCATTTTTCGACCCATTTGTATCCTGTATCTGGCTCTAATTTGCTTACCACCCCCACCCTGCACTAGAGGTCGGACTCCACTCCTGATCTATTCACAGTGCAGAGCCCACCCCCTTCTTGAAAGCTTTCCAGAAAGGTGTCTGTGTGCCCTTTACTGTTAGGTGGGGCTGCCAGTGGCTATCCCATCACTTCACTGTGTCCCATCCAATTCCTCATTAAATTACCTCATTATCTATGGCTGCTACCTGCTGGTAGAGGCTCTGGGTTAGGGATCATCCCTGTGAAGTCCTTAACACCTCACTCATGGGAAAAGGTCCTGCAGATATGGGTAACTGCACAGATCTAAAGAGCAGATATTTTTCTACCTGCCTCATTCCCCATGTCTGATCAGTAGATATGCTCAGCCCACACCTGATCCCACTCACAAAGGGAGCCCTCAGACCTCCCTTTTATCTGgtaacaaaaatgcaaacagagaGTTCAGGACACCTGGAtttccatctctctttttttatccATAGAGATCAGAGCCTACAAAAAGCCTTGACCTCAGAGGCTGGGATATATTTGGCAGTGGAGTCCATTCAGTCCCTGTGGCTGTTCTACTTTGTGCAAAAATTAAGTATTGCTTGAGCAATGGCCAGAGAGGGTTTGGCATaccacacaaaaagaaatggaggaaCCAGGGACTGATTATCTGATAAGGGCCCTTTATCTTCCTCACCTGTCTTATATCTGCTAATTACGAGTGTTCTTCTAAACTATGTAATAAATAGAAGCAGTAAAAGAGATTCAATTGATAACAAAAAACACAGTAGAATTATCTGGGGAATGCCAAAATATCAGTCTATATTAAATAATCCAGCTATCATTTTCCCTGGGGGGAAATTATCTGATGTACTTAAGTTCGCATGGCACATCACAGTAACTGTATGTTTTATAAATAGATTATTTCCAGTATGTCTGTTTTCAGGTGAATCTGAGAAGATCAGTCCAGTAATGTCAGCAGGTAAGAATCTGATGCTTTGATTCATAATGAAGGATTTGAATGAATGTTTGAAGTTAGaactaaattaaaatagatACGATATTCAATCAACAGATTTAAcatattttatgcatttgtaGCTATAACTTGCAACCATTTCTGTTCCACAA
This window harbors:
- the MED10 gene encoding mediator of RNA polymerase II transcription subunit 10 isoform X2, whose product is MAMAEKFDSLEEHLEKFVENIRQLGIIVSDFQPSSQAGLNQKLNFMVTGLQDIDKCRQQLHDISVPLEVFEYIDQGRNPQLYTKECLERALAKNEQVKGKIDTMKDAADGSRYLTSARTFSFM
- the MED10 gene encoding mediator of RNA polymerase II transcription subunit 10 isoform X1, yielding MAMAEKFDSLEEHLEKFVENIRQLGIIVSDFQPSSQAGLNQKLNFMVTGLQDIDKCRQQLHDISVPLEVFEYIDQGRNPQLYTKECLERALAKNEQVKGKIDTMKKFKSLLIQELTKVFPEDMAKYKAIRGEDPPP